A region of Kribbella sp. NBC_01245 DNA encodes the following proteins:
- a CDS encoding maleylpyruvate isomerase family mycothiol-dependent enzyme gives MSHPPLLGRLIETVPSATDDLLVTVRRLSDDEVRRPSALPGWSVGHVLTHIARNADALTNLTNWARTSVPTPAYSSPESRNADIEAGAARPVAAQLADLAGGTAKFLQAVAEVPDANWETEVSWPNGKGRPAWMILPARLTELEVHHVDLGLGRTFADVEPWLRDVLLDYAMTNRPGLGFGLRADDTGWARDEPGARIVSGDSAALLGWLLGRADGTDLTYDGELPSLPAWG, from the coding sequence ATGTCGCACCCACCGCTGCTCGGCCGCCTGATCGAGACCGTTCCGTCCGCTACCGATGATCTGCTGGTCACCGTCCGCCGACTATCGGACGACGAGGTTCGCCGTCCCAGCGCGTTGCCCGGGTGGTCCGTCGGTCATGTGCTCACCCACATCGCCCGCAATGCGGACGCCTTGACCAACCTGACCAACTGGGCCCGCACCAGCGTACCTACTCCCGCCTATTCCTCGCCCGAGAGCCGCAACGCCGACATCGAGGCAGGCGCTGCCCGACCGGTCGCGGCGCAGCTGGCCGACCTCGCCGGCGGTACGGCGAAGTTCCTCCAGGCCGTCGCAGAGGTGCCCGACGCCAACTGGGAGACCGAGGTGAGCTGGCCCAACGGCAAGGGCCGCCCGGCCTGGATGATCCTGCCCGCCCGGCTGACCGAGCTCGAGGTCCACCACGTCGACCTCGGCCTCGGCCGGACGTTCGCTGACGTCGAGCCCTGGCTCCGCGACGTACTGCTGGACTATGCGATGACCAACCGGCCGGGCCTCGGTTTCGGGCTTCGTGCCGACGACACGGGTTGGGCCCGGGACGAGCCGGGTGCGAGGATCGTCAGTGGTGACAGTGCCGCGCTGCTGGGCTGGTTGCTCGGCCGTGCGGATGGCACCGACCTGACCTACGACGGCGAACTGCCGTCCCTGCCGGCCTGGGGCTAG
- a CDS encoding Rieske (2Fe-2S) protein — MSNNNSDETTTAVSPDSAGLRDRRTVLRGAAVAGIAGVSGTLLVACGDDGGTTAGPSTAPSSGPTSAPSSAPSSAPSTPTGGGNVLGPVSDVPVGGGKIFPDAKLVVTQPTAGQFKGFSAVCTHAGCVVEAVSDGTINCGCHGSKFKVADGSVANGPASSPLSAVSVTVSGGNILGPVG, encoded by the coding sequence ATGAGCAACAACAACAGCGACGAAACGACCACTGCCGTTTCGCCCGACTCCGCCGGCCTACGTGATCGGCGGACCGTGCTGCGTGGCGCGGCCGTCGCGGGGATCGCGGGCGTGAGCGGGACCTTGCTGGTCGCGTGTGGCGACGATGGCGGTACGACGGCGGGCCCGTCGACGGCGCCGAGTAGCGGGCCGACCTCCGCGCCAAGTTCGGCCCCGAGTTCGGCGCCGAGCACGCCCACTGGCGGTGGCAACGTGCTCGGTCCGGTGAGCGATGTCCCGGTCGGCGGCGGCAAGATCTTCCCGGACGCGAAGCTGGTCGTCACTCAGCCGACGGCGGGCCAGTTCAAGGGTTTCAGCGCGGTCTGCACCCACGCCGGTTGTGTGGTCGAAGCGGTCTCCGACGGCACGATCAACTGCGGCTGTCACGGCAGCAAGTTCAAGGTGGCCGACGGCTCGGTCGCGAACGGCCCGGCGAGCAGTCCGCTCAGCGCCGTCAGCGTCACGGTCTCGGGTGGCAACATCCTCGGCCCGGTCGGCTGA
- a CDS encoding Imm7 family immunity protein, which yields MFEYHGWATVRDSSEAVGWVVADGLTKTAYDTVAGEIAAITNDFQVADLRIVNGSCHLWLAGLRNHRQDAVIETFHSVARAAPWSYGILHVYDDEAPGDGGNRWVAWVMKRGMVTPQADQFLSPHVGAVEDPEHT from the coding sequence ATGTTCGAGTACCACGGGTGGGCGACCGTTCGAGATTCGTCGGAAGCCGTCGGCTGGGTCGTCGCCGACGGCCTGACCAAGACTGCGTATGACACCGTGGCCGGCGAAATCGCGGCCATCACCAACGACTTTCAGGTCGCGGATCTGCGGATCGTCAACGGCTCGTGTCACCTGTGGCTGGCAGGGCTTCGCAACCACCGGCAGGACGCAGTCATTGAGACGTTCCACAGCGTCGCCCGGGCCGCCCCATGGTCGTACGGCATCCTTCACGTGTACGACGACGAGGCCCCTGGTGATGGCGGAAACCGTTGGGTCGCGTGGGTTATGAAACGCGGCATGGTGACTCCACAGGCCGATCAATTCCTCTCGCCTCACGTTGGAGCCGTAGAGGACCCCGAACACACCTGA
- a CDS encoding S8 family peptidase: protein MSPKHLRSRLPRRTATIATATVAALSAAAIGLTGAITSANADELPAASTAGVIKGADSPGAIAGSYVVVLKEQPGTRAATTSKNLAATYDAKVRRTFNSALSGFSATLSEEQARKLAGDERVAYVQQNQRFEMSQDNPTWGLDRSDQRDLPLDKKYEGPNKADNVNVYVIDTGIYAEHEDFEGRASVGTDTINDGQNGKDCQGHGSHVAGTIAGKTFGLAKGAKVFGVRVLDCKGSGTTESVVAGIDWVTANAKKPAVANMSLGGPADQALDDAVKKSVAAGITYAVAAGNEGADACGVSPAKEPSAITTGATDDADARANFSNFGKCVDVFAPGVDVESVGITGTTATATHSGTSMASPHVAGAAALYLSAKPDAAPADVASAITGAATPDKVTDPGTGSPNKLMFTGALITPLS from the coding sequence ATGTCGCCCAAGCACCTACGATCACGCCTGCCCCGACGTACCGCCACCATCGCGACCGCGACCGTCGCCGCGCTCAGCGCCGCCGCCATCGGCCTGACCGGCGCGATCACGTCCGCCAACGCCGACGAACTCCCCGCCGCCTCGACCGCCGGCGTGATCAAGGGCGCCGACAGCCCGGGCGCGATCGCCGGCAGCTACGTCGTCGTACTCAAGGAACAGCCCGGCACTCGTGCCGCGACGACTTCGAAGAACTTGGCAGCGACGTACGACGCCAAGGTACGACGTACCTTCAACTCCGCCTTGAGCGGATTCAGCGCGACCCTGAGCGAGGAGCAAGCCCGCAAGCTTGCCGGTGACGAGCGGGTTGCCTATGTCCAGCAGAACCAGCGGTTCGAGATGAGCCAGGACAACCCGACCTGGGGCCTGGACCGGTCGGACCAGCGGGACCTGCCGCTCGACAAGAAGTACGAGGGGCCGAACAAGGCCGACAACGTCAACGTCTACGTGATCGACACCGGTATCTACGCCGAGCACGAGGACTTCGAAGGCCGGGCCTCGGTCGGTACCGACACCATCAACGACGGCCAGAACGGCAAGGACTGCCAGGGCCACGGCAGCCACGTCGCGGGCACCATCGCCGGCAAGACGTTCGGCCTGGCCAAGGGTGCGAAGGTCTTCGGCGTCCGCGTGCTCGACTGCAAGGGCTCAGGTACGACGGAGAGCGTGGTGGCGGGTATCGACTGGGTGACCGCCAACGCCAAGAAGCCCGCCGTCGCGAACATGAGCCTCGGTGGTCCCGCCGACCAGGCCCTCGACGACGCCGTGAAGAAGTCCGTTGCCGCGGGCATCACGTACGCCGTCGCAGCGGGTAACGAGGGCGCTGACGCCTGCGGGGTCTCGCCGGCGAAGGAGCCGTCGGCCATCACCACCGGCGCGACCGACGACGCGGACGCGCGGGCCAACTTCTCGAACTTCGGCAAGTGCGTTGACGTCTTCGCTCCGGGCGTCGACGTCGAATCGGTCGGCATCACCGGTACGACGGCGACCGCGACCCACAGCGGTACGTCGATGGCCTCGCCGCACGTGGCGGGTGCCGCGGCGCTCTACCTGAGCGCGAAGCCGGACGCGGCGCCGGCCGACGTGGCCTCCGCGATCACCGGCGCGGCCACGCCGGACAAGGTGACGGACCCGGGCACGGGTTCGCCGAACAAGTTGATGTTCACCGGTGCGCTGATCACTCCGCTGAGCTGA
- the uvrA gene encoding excinuclease ABC subunit UvrA: protein MSDRLIVRGAREHNLKDVSLDLPRDAMIVFTGLSGSGKSSLAFDTIFAEGQRRYVESLSAYARQFLGQMDKPDVDFIEGLSPAVSIDQKSTSRNPRSTVGTITEVYDYLRLLFARAGRPHCPECHEPISRQTPQQIVDRVLEMDEGARFQVLAPVIRGRKGEYLDLFRQLSGQGFSRARVDGETIQLTEPPKLDKQKKHTIDVVVDRLAVKASAKRRLTDSVETALGLSGGIVTLDFVDLDPKDPHRERRFSEKLACPNDHPLAIDELEPRSFSFNSPYGACPACSGLGTRMEVDPELIVPDPDKSLDEGAIQPWSGANVSQYFERLLTALAKDLKIKTTTPFVDLPAKAKKALLTGHDQQVHVSYKNRYGRERSYYTTFEGAIPYVERRHAESSSDTSRERFEGYMREVPCLSCGGARLKPISLAVTLGGKNIAEISAMSIDEVHGFLSDLDLTPREKQIAERVTKEIGERLRFLLDVGLDYLALNRPAGSLSGGEAQRIRLATQIGSGLVGVLYVLDEPSIGLHQRDNRRLIETLVRLKDLGNTLIVVEHDEDTIDHADWVVDIGPGAGEHGGQVVVSGTVEDLRNHPDSITGAYISGRREIPIPAIRRPQTEGRELKVFGAHEHNLTGIDVAIPLGMFVAVTGVSGSGKSTLVNDILYKSLARQIYGARDVPGRHTKITGLENVDKVIHVDQSPIGRTPRSNPATYTGVWDHVRKLFAETPEAKVRGYQQGRFSFNVKGGRCEACSGDGTLKIEMNFLPDVYVPCEVCHGARYNRETLEVHYKSKTVADILDMPIEEAAEFFQAIPAISRHLKTLNEVGLGYVRLGQPAPTLSGGEAQRVKLASELQKRSTGRTVYVLDEPTTGLHFEDIRKLLGVLGSLVDKGNSVLVIEHNLDVIKTADWIIDLGPDGGRRGGTLVAEGTPEDVAKNPDSYTGQFLAEILKGRAAKPSPKQQAVAARAAAKKPATTVAAKTAASKTAVAKTAASKAASNGAAPKRAASNGAGTNGAKAGAAKTVAKKAAVKKAPAKKAATRAAARKA from the coding sequence GTGTCTGACCGTCTGATCGTGCGTGGCGCGCGTGAGCACAACCTGAAGGACGTGTCGCTCGACCTGCCGCGCGACGCCATGATCGTCTTCACCGGACTGTCCGGGTCCGGTAAGTCCAGCCTGGCCTTCGACACCATTTTCGCCGAGGGCCAGCGGCGCTACGTCGAGTCGTTGTCGGCGTATGCGCGGCAGTTCCTGGGCCAGATGGACAAACCGGACGTCGACTTCATCGAGGGGCTCTCACCGGCCGTCTCGATCGACCAGAAGTCCACCTCGCGCAACCCGCGCTCGACCGTCGGCACCATCACGGAGGTGTACGACTACCTCCGGTTGCTGTTCGCCCGGGCGGGCCGGCCGCACTGTCCCGAGTGCCACGAGCCGATCAGCCGGCAGACGCCGCAGCAGATCGTGGACCGGGTGCTCGAGATGGACGAGGGCGCCCGCTTCCAGGTGCTCGCGCCGGTCATCCGCGGCCGCAAGGGCGAGTATCTGGACCTGTTCCGCCAGCTGTCCGGCCAGGGTTTCTCCCGGGCGCGGGTGGACGGCGAGACGATCCAGCTGACCGAGCCGCCGAAGCTGGACAAGCAGAAGAAGCACACCATCGACGTCGTGGTCGACCGGCTCGCGGTGAAGGCGTCCGCGAAGCGCCGGCTGACCGACTCGGTGGAGACCGCGCTCGGCCTGTCCGGCGGCATCGTCACGCTGGACTTCGTCGACCTCGACCCGAAGGACCCGCATCGCGAGCGCCGGTTCTCGGAGAAACTCGCCTGCCCGAATGATCACCCGCTCGCGATCGACGAGCTGGAGCCGCGGTCGTTCTCCTTCAACTCGCCGTACGGCGCGTGCCCGGCCTGTTCCGGTCTCGGCACCCGGATGGAGGTCGATCCCGAGCTGATCGTGCCCGACCCGGACAAGTCGCTGGACGAGGGCGCGATCCAGCCCTGGTCCGGGGCGAACGTCTCGCAGTACTTCGAGCGACTGCTGACCGCGCTCGCGAAAGACCTGAAGATCAAGACCACTACGCCCTTCGTGGACCTGCCCGCGAAGGCGAAGAAGGCGCTGCTGACCGGGCACGACCAGCAGGTGCACGTGTCGTACAAGAACCGGTACGGCCGAGAGCGTTCGTACTACACCACCTTCGAGGGTGCGATTCCGTACGTCGAGCGTCGGCATGCCGAGTCGTCCAGTGACACCAGCCGCGAGCGGTTCGAGGGCTACATGCGGGAGGTGCCGTGCCTGTCATGCGGTGGCGCCCGGTTGAAGCCGATCTCGCTGGCCGTCACCCTCGGCGGTAAGAACATCGCCGAGATCAGCGCGATGTCGATCGACGAGGTGCACGGTTTCCTCAGCGATCTGGATCTGACTCCGCGGGAGAAGCAGATCGCCGAGCGGGTGACAAAGGAGATCGGCGAGCGGCTGCGGTTCCTGCTCGACGTCGGCCTCGACTATCTCGCGCTGAACCGGCCGGCCGGCTCGTTGTCGGGCGGCGAGGCGCAGCGGATCCGGCTCGCGACCCAGATCGGTTCGGGTCTGGTCGGGGTGTTGTACGTCCTGGACGAGCCGTCGATCGGCCTGCACCAGCGCGACAACCGCCGCTTGATCGAGACCCTGGTCCGGCTGAAGGATCTCGGCAACACCCTGATCGTGGTCGAGCACGACGAGGACACCATCGACCACGCCGACTGGGTGGTCGACATCGGCCCGGGTGCCGGCGAGCACGGCGGCCAGGTCGTCGTCTCCGGCACGGTCGAGGACTTGCGCAACCACCCGGACTCGATCACCGGTGCGTACATCTCCGGCCGCAGAGAGATCCCGATCCCGGCGATCCGGCGGCCGCAGACCGAGGGCCGCGAGCTAAAGGTGTTCGGCGCACACGAGCACAACCTGACCGGTATCGACGTGGCCATCCCGCTGGGCATGTTCGTCGCTGTCACTGGCGTGTCCGGTTCGGGCAAGTCGACGCTGGTGAACGACATTCTCTACAAGTCGCTCGCCAGGCAGATCTACGGCGCTCGCGATGTGCCCGGTCGGCACACCAAGATCACCGGTCTCGAGAATGTGGACAAGGTCATCCACGTCGACCAGTCGCCGATCGGGCGTACGCCGCGGTCGAACCCGGCGACGTACACCGGTGTCTGGGATCACGTGCGGAAATTGTTCGCCGAGACGCCTGAGGCGAAGGTCCGCGGTTATCAGCAGGGGCGGTTCTCGTTCAACGTGAAGGGCGGGCGCTGTGAGGCCTGCTCCGGTGACGGCACGCTGAAGATCGAGATGAACTTCCTGCCTGACGTCTATGTTCCGTGCGAGGTCTGCCACGGGGCCCGGTACAACCGCGAGACGCTCGAGGTCCACTACAAGAGCAAGACCGTGGCGGACATTCTCGATATGCCGATTGAGGAGGCGGCGGAGTTCTTCCAGGCCATTCCCGCGATCTCCCGGCACCTTAAGACGCTGAACGAGGTGGGGCTGGGGTATGTCCGGCTCGGGCAGCCTGCGCCGACGCTGTCCGGTGGTGAAGCCCAGCGGGTGAAGCTGGCCTCCGAGCTGCAGAAGCGTTCGACCGGGCGGACTGTGTATGTCCTGGACGAACCGACCACCGGTCTGCACTTCGAGGACATCCGGAAGTTGCTGGGCGTGCTCGGCAGCCTGGTGGACAAGGGCAACTCGGTGCTGGTCATCGAGCACAACCTCGACGTGATCAAGACGGCCGACTGGATCATCGACCTCGGACCGGACGGCGGCCGTCGTGGCGGCACGCTGGTTGCCGAGGGTACGCCGGAGGACGTCGCGAAGAACCCGGACTCGTACACCGGGCAGTTCCTCGCGGAGATCCTCAAGGGGCGTGCGGCCAAGCCGAGCCCGAAGCAGCAGGCCGTCGCGGCGCGCGCAGCAGCTAAGAAGCCGGCCACAACCGTCGCCGCCAAGACGGCCGCCAGCAAGACGGCTGTGGCCAAGACGGCTGCGTCCAAGGCCGCTTCGAACGGCGCCGCACCGAAGCGCGCGGCTTCGAATGGCGCGGGGACGAATGGCGCCAAGGCTGGGGCTGCGAAGACAGTGGCGAAGAAGGCCGCGGTGAAGAAGGCGCCGGCCAAGAAGGCTGCGACGAGGGCCGCTGCCCGGAAGGCGTAA
- the uvrC gene encoding excinuclease ABC subunit UvrC: MADPSTYRPSAGSIPDAPGVYRFRDASGRVIYVGKAKNLRARLSSYFQDLVGLHPRTQSMVTTAAKVDWTVVSTEVEALQLEYSWIKEYDPRFNVKYRDDKSYPWLAITLNEDYPRVMVGRGAKKKGVKYFGPYSHAWAIRETVDLLLRVFPMRSCSKGVFNRHRQIGRPCLLGYIGKCAAPCTGNVSQEEHTQIVDDFVAFLSGQTTTYVRRLEKEMKAAAALMEYERAAKIRDDLQALDKALAKNQVVFGDGTDADVIALAEDPLEVAVQIFYVRAGRIRGQRGWIADKADGTATTGDLVERFIQQTYAGETGDTIPREILVPAIPEDVDALTEWLSGLRGSRVAIRVPQRGDKKGLMETVHANAQQTLVMHKTKRASDLTTRNQALEEIQDALDLPEAPLRMECYDISNLQGTEVVASMVVFEDGLPRKSEYRKFVIKGVDGQNDVASIAEVLTRRFKRLLDDRAATAAANEAEDDPTANLIDPETGRARKFAYAPALVVVDGGPPQVAAARQVMEELGVGDIPVCGLAKRLEEVWLPDTEDPVIMSRTSEGLYLLQRLRDEAHRFAITHHRSRRSKTMVESVLDDVQGLGDVRRKTLMRHFGSLKKLRQATIEEVAELPGFGRRTAESVVAAVNSAATKADTGRAPSVNTATGEILDDDAPQVAGALSGDPNGEDN, translated from the coding sequence GTGGCTGATCCGAGTACCTATCGCCCGAGTGCGGGGTCGATTCCTGACGCGCCTGGGGTTTACCGATTCCGGGACGCCTCGGGGCGGGTGATCTACGTCGGCAAGGCGAAGAACCTGCGCGCCCGCCTGTCGTCGTACTTCCAGGATCTGGTCGGTCTGCATCCGCGCACGCAGTCGATGGTCACCACCGCCGCCAAGGTCGACTGGACCGTCGTCAGCACCGAGGTCGAGGCGTTGCAACTGGAGTACTCCTGGATCAAGGAGTACGACCCGCGCTTCAACGTGAAGTACCGCGACGACAAGTCGTACCCGTGGCTCGCGATCACCCTCAACGAGGACTATCCGCGTGTGATGGTCGGGCGCGGCGCCAAGAAGAAGGGCGTGAAGTACTTCGGGCCGTACAGCCATGCCTGGGCGATTCGCGAGACGGTCGACCTGCTGTTGCGGGTCTTCCCGATGCGCTCGTGCAGCAAGGGCGTGTTCAACCGGCATCGCCAGATCGGCCGGCCTTGCCTGCTGGGGTATATCGGCAAGTGCGCCGCGCCCTGCACCGGCAACGTCAGCCAGGAGGAGCACACCCAGATCGTCGACGACTTCGTCGCGTTCCTCTCGGGCCAGACCACGACGTACGTCCGCCGCCTCGAGAAGGAGATGAAGGCCGCTGCGGCCCTGATGGAGTACGAACGGGCTGCCAAGATCCGGGACGACCTCCAAGCCCTCGACAAGGCCCTCGCGAAGAACCAGGTGGTCTTCGGCGACGGCACCGACGCGGACGTCATCGCTCTCGCGGAGGACCCGCTCGAGGTGGCGGTGCAGATCTTCTACGTGCGCGCCGGCCGCATCCGCGGTCAGCGCGGGTGGATCGCCGACAAGGCCGACGGTACGGCGACGACGGGTGACCTGGTCGAGCGGTTCATCCAGCAGACGTATGCCGGGGAGACGGGCGACACGATCCCGCGCGAGATCCTCGTCCCGGCCATCCCGGAGGACGTCGACGCGCTGACCGAGTGGCTGAGCGGGCTGCGTGGTTCGCGGGTGGCGATCCGGGTGCCGCAGCGCGGTGACAAGAAGGGCCTGATGGAGACGGTCCACGCCAACGCGCAACAGACGCTGGTGATGCACAAGACCAAGCGCGCCAGCGACCTCACCACCCGGAACCAGGCCCTCGAGGAGATCCAGGACGCGCTCGATCTGCCCGAGGCGCCGTTGCGGATGGAGTGCTACGACATCTCCAACCTGCAGGGCACCGAGGTGGTCGCGTCGATGGTCGTGTTCGAGGACGGGCTGCCGCGCAAGAGCGAGTACCGCAAGTTCGTCATCAAGGGCGTCGACGGGCAGAACGATGTGGCTTCGATCGCGGAGGTGCTGACCCGGCGGTTCAAGCGGCTCCTCGATGATCGTGCTGCCACGGCCGCCGCCAACGAAGCCGAGGACGACCCGACCGCCAACCTGATCGACCCGGAGACGGGCCGCGCGCGCAAGTTCGCGTATGCGCCTGCCCTGGTCGTGGTCGACGGTGGACCGCCGCAGGTGGCGGCCGCCCGGCAGGTGATGGAGGAGCTCGGCGTCGGAGACATCCCGGTCTGCGGTCTCGCCAAGAGGCTGGAAGAGGTCTGGCTGCCCGACACCGAGGACCCGGTCATCATGTCGCGGACTTCGGAGGGGCTGTACCTGTTGCAGCGTCTGCGCGATGAGGCCCACCGGTTCGCCATCACGCATCACCGCAGCCGCCGGTCCAAGACGATGGTCGAGAGCGTGCTGGACGACGTACAAGGTCTGGGTGACGTCCGTCGTAAGACCTTGATGCGGCATTTCGGCTCGCTGAAGAAGTTGCGCCAGGCCACGATCGAGGAGGTCGCGGAACTACCCGGCTTCGGGCGCCGTACGGCGGAGTCGGTGGTCGCCGCGGTGAACTCCGCGGCAACGAAGGCCGACACGGGCCGGGCTCCGTCGGTCAACACCGCTACGGGCGAGATACTCGATGACGACGCGCCGCAGGTGGCCGGCGCGCTTAGCGGGGATCCGAACGGGGAAGACAACTGA
- a CDS encoding MBL fold metallo-hydrolase, translated as MTEYHGNVHVGGPVQTHELAALMITKVAVGPMNNNAYLLRCRRTDEQVLIDAANDAKTLLRVIGGAGLARVITTHRHQDHWQALGEVIAKTNAITVAGRFDVDGIPVPTGEPVGDGDRIKVGESELEVIHLVGHTPGSIALLYDDPAGAPHVFTGDSLFPGGVGNTHGDPEAFKSLLGDVETKLFDRLPDETWVYPGHGDDTTLGTERPSLPEWRARGW; from the coding sequence ATGACCGAGTATCACGGCAACGTCCACGTGGGTGGACCGGTGCAGACGCACGAGCTGGCCGCCTTGATGATCACCAAGGTCGCGGTCGGCCCGATGAACAACAACGCCTACCTGCTGCGCTGCCGCCGGACCGACGAGCAGGTGCTGATCGACGCCGCCAACGACGCTAAGACCCTGCTCCGCGTCATCGGCGGCGCCGGTCTCGCCCGGGTCATCACGACCCATCGGCATCAGGACCATTGGCAGGCCCTCGGCGAAGTCATCGCCAAGACCAACGCGATCACGGTGGCCGGCCGGTTCGACGTCGACGGCATTCCGGTGCCCACCGGCGAGCCGGTCGGCGACGGCGACCGGATCAAGGTCGGCGAGTCCGAGCTCGAGGTGATCCACCTGGTCGGCCACACCCCCGGCTCGATCGCCCTGCTGTACGACGACCCGGCCGGCGCGCCCCACGTCTTCACCGGCGACTCGCTATTCCCGGGCGGTGTCGGCAACACGCACGGCGACCCCGAGGCCTTCAAGTCCCTGCTCGGCGACGTAGAAACGAAGCTGTTCGACCGGTTACCGGACGAGACCTGGGTCTACCCCGGCCACGGCGACGACACCACCCTCGGCACCGAGCGCCCCAGCCTCCCGGAGTGGCGCGCCCGCGGCTGGTAG
- a CDS encoding VOC family protein encodes MARLRDVVIDCRHPASLARFWAEVLDGYAIAPYDEDELARLRELGIDDPEDDPSVLLEPAPGVRPRFFFQRVPEAKTVKNRMHIDLSADDVNLEVDRLLGLGARLIQRYDEHVLLADPEGNEFCVML; translated from the coding sequence ATGGCCCGACTTCGTGACGTGGTGATCGACTGCCGCCATCCCGCCTCGCTCGCGCGCTTCTGGGCGGAGGTGCTCGACGGTTACGCGATCGCGCCGTACGACGAGGACGAACTCGCCCGCCTGCGGGAACTCGGTATCGACGATCCCGAGGACGATCCGTCGGTACTACTCGAGCCGGCTCCCGGCGTACGGCCCAGGTTCTTCTTCCAGCGGGTGCCCGAGGCTAAGACCGTCAAGAACCGGATGCACATCGACCTCTCGGCCGACGACGTGAACCTCGAGGTCGACCGCCTACTCGGCCTCGGCGCGCGGCTCATCCAGCGGTACGACGAACACGTGCTGCTGGCCGACCCCGAAGGCAACGAGTTCTGCGTGATGCTGTGA